GCGTCCCGGGCGAGATCCCGGTTGGTGGCGGTCACCAGGCGGGCGTTCAGGGGTTGGGGACGGTGGCTGCCGAGCCGCGTGATCTCCCGCTCCTGCAGGGCGCGCAGGAGCTTCACCTGCATGGCCAGGGGCATCTCGCCCACCTCGTCCAGGAACAGCGTGCCCTTGCCCGCCTCCTCGAACTTCCCCGGCCGGCTCTGGTGGGCCCCCGTGAAGGCCCCCTTCTCGTACCCGAACAGCTCGCTCTCGATCAGCTCCGCGGGGAGGGCCGCGCAGTTCACCGCTACGAAGGGCTCGTTGGCGCGGGGCGAGGCCGTGTGCAGGGCATGCGCCACCAGCTCCTTGCCGGTGCCCGATTCCCCGGTAATCTGCACCGTGGAGGGGGCGGGGGCCACGAGCTCCACCGTGTGCAGCAGCTCGCTGATGGCCTGGCTCTCGCCCACGATGCCGAAGTTCTGCTCGGGCTGCTGGGTGGGCAGGGCATGGCCGGAGCGGTTGAGCAGGTTGCGGACCAGGGCCACCAGATCCGCCTCCTCCACGGGCTTGGTGAGGTAGTGGTCGGCGCCCGCCTTCATGGCCTCCACGGCGTGCTCCACATTGCCGTAGGCGGTGACGATGATCACCGGTAGGTCCGGGTGCTCCGCCTTGAGGGCGTGCATGAGGTCCAGGCCGTTTCGGCCGCTGCCCAGGCGGTGGTCGGTGACCACCAGGTCCGCGCCGTTCCGGGCGAACTGCTCCAGGGCGTCCTCGGC
The nucleotide sequence above comes from Thiohalorhabdus denitrificans. Encoded proteins:
- a CDS encoding sigma-54-dependent transcriptional regulator gives rise to the protein MPEHTILIVEDERNLRRVMAAWLEEEGFATRAAENAEDALEQFARNGADLVVTDHRLGSGRNGLDLMHALKAEHPDLPVIIVTAYGNVEHAVEAMKAGADHYLTKPVEEADLVALVRNLLNRSGHALPTQQPEQNFGIVGESQAISELLHTVELVAPAPSTVQITGESGTGKELVAHALHTASPRANEPFVAVNCAALPAELIESELFGYEKGAFTGAHQSRPGKFEEAGKGTLFLDEVGEMPLAMQVKLLRALQEREITRLGSHRPQPLNARLVTATNRDLARDAEEGRFREDLYYRLNVIPLHLPPLRDRVEDIPLLARHFLEQFAHQLGRNPPALTGEALSILQSYPWPGNIRELQNVLERTVVMTRGDTIGPDDLPSTLSSPPASGKADFTTHHLPTIERQVVIDAMEKTNWNQSRAAVLLGISRKQLRTKMKNLGLLGSEGDEEPEGGSGSLPSD